The following are from one region of the Nostoc cf. commune SO-36 genome:
- a CDS encoding retropepsin-like aspartic protease family protein, which produces MNNAWKRWITTVNLAAIALMPTLIFLAFSHRAIADDPGGCYMITSSGKTVGLERLCGNVIAEPSDKKVFRVPIKRRFGGTPVIDVTFNDKKTFEMIVDTGASETIVTLNMANTLELQTTGTMQAQIADGSQVEFPTSKVKYIAVGGVTANNLRVAIAPKANIGLLGHDFFGSYDIKILEKEIEFHHR; this is translated from the coding sequence ATGAATAATGCTTGGAAGCGTTGGATTACGACCGTTAATTTAGCTGCCATCGCACTCATGCCAACGCTGATATTTTTAGCATTCTCTCATCGGGCAATAGCTGACGATCCAGGAGGATGTTACATGATAACTTCCTCTGGCAAAACCGTTGGGTTAGAAAGGCTTTGTGGAAATGTAATAGCTGAACCTTCAGACAAGAAAGTTTTTCGAGTCCCAATCAAACGGCGCTTTGGTGGAACTCCTGTAATTGATGTCACCTTCAACGACAAAAAAACCTTTGAAATGATCGTAGATACAGGTGCTAGTGAAACCATTGTTACTCTCAATATGGCGAATACACTTGAACTCCAAACTACAGGTACAATGCAAGCCCAAATTGCCGATGGTAGTCAAGTAGAATTCCCAACCAGTAAGGTAAAATATATTGCAGTAGGTGGAGTTACAGCCAATAATCTTCGAGTAGCGATCGCACCAAAAGCAAACATCGGCTTACTAGGCCACGATTTTTTTGGCAGCTATGATATTAAGATTCTGGAGAAAGAGATCGAATTTCATCACCGCTAA
- the miaB gene encoding tRNA (N6-isopentenyl adenosine(37)-C2)-methylthiotransferase MiaB: MTTSKRQYHITTFGCQMNKADSERMAGVLEDMGFEWCEDPNNADVILYNTCTIRDNAEQKVYSYLGRQAKRKHEQPDLTLIVAGCVAQQEGEALLRRVPELDLVMGPQHANRLKDLLESVFEGNQVVATEAVHIIEDITQPRRDSTVTAWVNVIYGCNERCTYCVVPNVRGVEQSRTPSAIRAEMEELGRQGYKEITLLGQNIDAYGRDLPGVTPEGRHLHNFTDLLYYVHDVPGIERLRFATSHPRYFTERLIQACAELPKVCEHFHIPFQSGDNDLLKAMSRGYTHEKYRRIIDTIRRYMPDASISADVIVGFPGETEAQFENTLKLVEDIGFDMLNTAAYSPRPGTPAALWDNQLSEEVKSDRLQRLNHLGNSKVAERSQRYFGRIEEVLVEDQNPKDQTQVMGRTGGNRLTFFSGNIKELKGQLVKVKITEVRPFSLTGEPVEVRQTVLH, translated from the coding sequence ATGACCACTTCTAAACGCCAATATCACATTACTACTTTCGGTTGTCAGATGAATAAAGCTGACTCAGAGCGCATGGCTGGCGTTTTGGAAGACATGGGCTTTGAGTGGTGCGAAGATCCGAATAATGCAGATGTGATTCTCTACAATACCTGCACAATTCGGGATAATGCTGAACAAAAGGTATATTCCTACCTCGGCAGACAAGCGAAGCGCAAACATGAGCAGCCTGATTTAACTCTCATCGTTGCTGGTTGTGTTGCCCAGCAAGAAGGGGAAGCGCTGTTGCGGCGAGTGCCAGAATTAGACTTGGTAATGGGGCCACAACACGCCAACCGTCTGAAAGATTTGTTGGAGTCGGTGTTTGAAGGCAACCAAGTTGTAGCAACCGAGGCAGTTCATATTATTGAAGATATCACCCAGCCGCGACGGGATAGTACAGTAACAGCTTGGGTAAATGTAATTTACGGCTGTAACGAACGCTGTACCTATTGCGTGGTTCCGAATGTGCGAGGTGTCGAACAATCTCGCACGCCGTCAGCTATCCGGGCTGAAATGGAAGAATTAGGACGGCAAGGTTACAAAGAAATTACTCTACTCGGTCAAAATATTGATGCTTACGGCAGAGATTTACCGGGAGTGACACCAGAAGGCCGACATCTGCACAACTTTACAGATTTGCTTTATTACGTCCATGATGTTCCGGGGATTGAAAGGCTAAGATTTGCTACTAGCCACCCCCGTTATTTTACTGAAAGATTAATTCAGGCTTGTGCTGAGTTGCCCAAAGTGTGCGAACACTTCCACATTCCCTTTCAATCTGGAGATAATGACCTTTTAAAGGCAATGTCGCGGGGTTATACCCATGAGAAATATCGCCGGATTATCGATACCATTCGGCGGTATATGCCAGATGCCTCCATTAGTGCCGATGTGATTGTTGGTTTTCCTGGAGAGACAGAAGCACAGTTTGAAAATACTCTGAAACTGGTGGAAGATATTGGCTTTGATATGTTGAATACAGCAGCATATTCGCCGCGTCCAGGGACACCCGCAGCTTTGTGGGACAATCAACTGAGTGAAGAAGTTAAAAGCGATCGCTTGCAACGGCTCAATCATTTAGGAAACTCAAAAGTAGCAGAGCGATCGCAACGTTACTTTGGGCGCATTGAAGAAGTTTTAGTAGAAGACCAAAATCCTAAAGATCAAACCCAAGTGATGGGACGCACTGGCGGTAATCGTTTGACCTTTTTTAGCGGCAACATCAAAGAACTCAAAGGCCAGTTGGTGAAGGTAAAAATTACCGAAGTTCGCCCCTTTAGCTTGACAGGTGAACCAGTTGAAGTGAGGCAAACCGTTTTGCACTAA